In the Wyeomyia smithii strain HCP4-BCI-WySm-NY-G18 chromosome 2, ASM2978416v1, whole genome shotgun sequence genome, one interval contains:
- the LOC129720280 gene encoding uncharacterized protein LOC129720280, with protein MTTLHTPAKTNKGNEEAEAALNTLVHMRGMAQGNVTRIKNILARAEADQTELTPAQVKVYIKKVETAYTEYHQLHQQVMASLPINKREEQDAKYLSFEALHEEVSTILETWLGNLTAPPQNQLQQMAPVTGNQQPVVIQQSLPRAIPTFDGRYENWEKFKIMFRDAVDRTNEAPRIKLYHLEKALVGDAMGLIDVKTISDGNYEHAWKLLEERFEDKRRMIDIHIAGLLGTKKIPKDDYADLRTLVESISGHVENLKFLNQQFTGVSELIVVHLVARSLDATTKKEWESTIKRGELPTYENTIKFLKDRVSVLERCQGSNEESRSQRGTAKQLTGKFAVSKANTVTASSTSDPHCEMCGERHPTFKCSSFNSLSTSERLSKVKERNICFNCLRRGHSVKNCPSKKSCFRCNKKHHTLLHLEGNASSTRPSSESSEEKHSQSNPNSAIGIPGSSKAPESNKKPETQPLVTAVHTNNPMNLASQVILLTALVQVDDQHQRSRLCKALLDCGSQVSFVTQSLVATLGIKVEEVSVPITGIGSVRSTIKQKCTINVRSRCNDYSFLVNCLVSPKITGRIPSVKINLDNWELPQGLKLADPSFHEPSQIDLLIGMDWFYDIMKPGCFKLNDDLPSLHDSQLGWLVGGKLLERSCSNLAMNSCAVSVDPMEELMHKFWEVESVSPEMVPSSEKEQCEAHFTATYRRDDSGRFILHLPLKDNAPQLADSRSMALRRFYMLESKLQRNPDLKVQYDAFLDEYETLGHCHEIKEHDDPPGILKFYLPHHAVLRPSKTTTKCRVVFNASAKVFGLSLNDVMMVGATVQSDLLSIILRFRKFRYVLSADVSKMYRQMLIDPAFTPLQRIFWRKSPQDPLRVLELSTVTYGTAAAPFLATRALLQLARDERHRFPLAAMIVERNFYIDDALFGSDDYGEACELRDQLIGLLKSGGMHLHKWSSNDDSLLDPIPNEDRERCVPLGDSGINDIIKTLGLMWNPSTDEFLFRSQSPEKIKEPTKRQVLSEIAKIFDPLGLISPVVVVAKILMQNLWICKLKWDDPLDDGLLYQWESFLTSLPSCEQIRIPRQVISSEAIHYELHGFADASQKAYGACVYVRSIFPDGRASLRLVSAKSKIAPITPVTIPRKELLAARLLTRLNSKVKEALEMNFTSTILWSDSQVVLAWLRKPLDSLQVFVRHRVAEITSHKHIVWKYVRTDQNPADSVSRGQAAKELAENDLWWNGPHFLRTVDYQEEKPITLTDVEIPELRVQLAALPVMNYEEFPLLTKNSSFRKTQRILAYVLRFISNTRKKKEDRLLSAYLTLPELRTALHFIVGAVQHQEFSKEIECIRSGEFNHRLNNLKPFLHNDLLRVGGRLSHSDLPFEVKHQLILPDKSPIVRGLIADIHRENLHTGCSSVQYLLRQQFWLINARSTIRKVLRGCVTCFRMKPTTIDQQMGDLPSYRVTSAPAFERVGLDFAGPIYVKQPGRKATSIKGYICVFVCMVTKAMHLEAVEDLSADSFLASFQRFVSRRGFPKEVFSDNGTNFIGARSALRDLYLLFKEEATQNKIFEYCQAKQIDWRTIPPNAPHFGGLWEAGVKSVKTVLKKVYQSTSLTLFGLSTLLCQIEAILNSRPLYSLSSDPTEPEVLTPGHFIINRPLLAIPEPSLMHLPTNRLSHWQRIQQLREHFWKRRSKEYVTELQVSGKWTNKRNNIRPGMIVVLKEDNLPPQCWRLGRVVKVYPGADDLVRVVDVQTKTGTFQRPIHKLAPLPIADNESSSAISTSCLGENVQSNLFELKRQSGSERTLYIH; from the coding sequence AAGGTGGAAACCGCATACACCGAATATCACCAGTTACATCAGCAAGTTATGGCCAGTCTTCCAATCAACAAACGAGAAGAGCAGGATGCAAAGTACTTGAGTTTTGAAGCGTTACATGAAGAGGTATCAACTATTCTCGAAACCTGGCTCGGGAATCTGACAGCACCTCCACAGAATCAGCTCCAACAAATGGCCCCAGTCACTGGGAATCAGCAACCGGTGGTAATCCAGCAGTCCCTTCCTCGTGCGATTCCCACGTTTGACGGAAGATACGAGAActgggaaaaatttaaaatcatgttTCGCGACGCCGTGGACCGTACCAACGAAGCACCACGCATAAAGCTGTACCATCTTGAGAAGGCTCTCGTTGGTGACGCAATGGGGCTTATCGATGTGAAGACGATTAGCGACGGGAACTACGAACACGCCTGGAAACTTTTAGAGGAGCGTTTCGAGGATAAAAGGCGAATGATCGACATTCACATCGCTGGCTTACTCGGAACAAAGAAAATACCGAAGGATGATTATGCCGATCTGAGAACACTGGTCGAAAGTATTAGCGGTCACGTGGAGAATCTCAAGTTCCTCAACCAGCAATTCACAGGTGTGTCGGAGCTAATTGTCGTTCATCTTGTCGCTCGTTCTTTGGATGCGACAACGAAGAAAGAGTGGGAATCAACAATAAAGCGAGGCGAGCTTCCCACCTACGAAAACACCATCAAGTTTTTGAAGGACCGCGTCTCAGTTCTGGAGAGATGTCAGGGTTCAAACGAAGAATCTCGGTCCCAGCGAGGAACAGCCAAACAACTAACAGGGAAATTTGCAGTTTCGAAGGCCAACACCGTAACGGCCTCTTCGACATCGGATCCACATTGTGAGATGTGTGGAGAAAGACATCCTACGTTCAAGTGTTCGTCGTTTAACAGCCTTTCCACGAGTGAACGGCTGTCCAAAGTTAAAGAGAGGAACATCTGTTTTAACTGCTTGAGGCGTGGACACAGCGTGAAGAACTGTCCATCGAAGAAGTCTTGCTTTAGGTGCAACAAGAAGCATCATACATTGTTGCACTTGGAGGGTAATGCCAGCTCGACGAGGCCTTCGAGTGAGAGCAGTGAAGAGAAGCATTCGCAGTCTAACCCAAATTCTGCGATTGGAATACCTGGCTCCAGTAAAGCACCGGAGTCCAATAAGAAACCGGAGACCCAGCCATTGGTTACGGCAGTACACACTAACAACCCGATGAATTTGGCGAGTCAGGTGATCTTACTAACCGCCCTTGTTCAAGTGGATGATCAACATCAGCGCTCTCGTTTGTGCAAAGCCCTGTTAGACTGCGGATcccaagtgagttttgtaacgcaaTCATTGGTCGCTACTCTTGGGATTAAAGTGGAAGAAGTAAGTGTCCCGATAACAGGCATTGGCAGTGTGAGATCAACTATAAaacaaaaatgcaccataaatgtCCGCTCTAGATGTAATGACTACTCATTCCTCGTGAATTGCTTGGTCTCACCGAAAATCACCGGTCGCATTCCATCGGTGAAGATAAATTTGGACAATTGGGAACTGCCACAAGGTCTAAAACTGGCTGATCCGTCGTTCCATGAACCCAGCCAAATTGATTTGCTTATTGGCATGGACTGGTTCTATGATATAATGAAACCAGGGTGCTTTAAACTAAACGACGACCTACCTAGCCTTCATGACTCCCAACTGGGATGGTTAGTGGGTGGTAAGCTGCTCGAGAGGTCCTGTTCAAACCTTGCGATGAACTCCTGCGCTGTTAGCGTCGATCCAATGGAAGAGCTTATGCATAAATTTTGGGAAGTGGAAAGCGTTTCACCAGAGATGGTTCCTTCGAGCGagaaggagcagtgcgaagcaCACTTCACTGCAACATATCGTCGAGACGACAGTGGTCGTTTTATCCTCCATCTACCGCTGAAGGACAACGCTCCCCAGCTGGCAGATTCTCGTTCTATGGCCTTGCGGAGATTTTACATGTTGGAATCGAAGCTACAACGTAACCCAGATTTGAAAGTCCAGTACGACGCCTTCTTGGATGAGTACGAGACTCTTGGGCATTGCCACGAGATCAAGGAGCATGATGACCCCCCTGGAATATTGAAGTTTTATCTTCCTCATCATGCTGTTTTACGTCCCTCAAAAACGACTACCAAATGTCGAGTTGTGTTCAACGCATCGGCCAAGGTGTTTGGATTATCACTTAATGACGTGATGATGGTCGGTGCTACAGTGCAGAGCGATTTGCTGTCCATAATTCTTCGCTTTCGAAAGTTTCGATACGTTTTGAGTGCAGACGTATCAAAAATGTATCGTCAGATGCTGATCGACCCCGCCTTCACTCCATTACAGCGGATTTTCTGGCGGAAGTCCCCTCAAGATCCTCTGCGAGTCCTCGAGTTATCAACAGTGACATATGGTACAGCGGCGGCCCCATTCTTGGCAACGCGGGCTCTTCTTCAATTAGCTCGCGATGAACGACACAGATTTCCTCTCGCAGCGATGATCGTGGAAAGGAATTTCTACATCGATGATGCACTGTTTGGTTCCGACGATTATGGAGAAGCGTGTGAACTTCGGGACCAACTGATAGGCCTACTGAAATCCGGTGGGATGCATCTACACAAGTGGTCTTCCAACGATGATAGCCTTTTGGATCCTATTCCCAATGAAGACAGAGAGCGATGCGTTCCACTTGGTGACAGCGGTATCAACGACATTATAAAAACATTGGGTTTAATGTGGAACCCTTCTACTGATGAATTCCTGTTCCGATCGCAATCTCCAGAGAAGATCAAAGAACCAACAAAGCGACAAGTTCTGTCCGAAATCGCCAAGATTTTCGATCCTCTTGGTCTTATTTCTCCTGTGGTAGTAGTGGCGAAGATTCTGATGCAAAATCTATGGATTTGTAAGCTGAAATGGGACGATCCGTTGGACGATGGCCTTTTGTACCAATGGGAAAGCTTTTTGACATCGCTGCCATCTTGTGAGCAGATTCGGATTCCACGCCAAGTTATATCAAGCGAAGCTATCCACTACGAGCTTCATGGGTTCGCCGATGCCTCCCAGAAGGCATACGGTGCTTGCGTATACGTGAGGTCGATTTTTCCTGATGGCAGAGCATCATTGAGGCTAGTCAGCGCGAAGTCTAAAATAGCACCGATCACACCTGTGACGATTCCGAGAAAAGAGTTACTAGCCGCTCGACTTCTAACAAGGTTAAATAGTAAGGTTAAAGAAGCATTAGAAATGAACTTCACGTCTACGATATTGTGGTCTGATAGTCAGGTTGTACTGGCATGGCTACGAAAGCCACTTGATAGTCTTCAAGTGTTTGTTCGCCACAGAGTTGCAGAGATTACGTCCCACAAGCATATTGTCTGGAAGTACGTTCGGACCGACCAGAATCCAGCGGACAGTGTGTCACGAGGACAAGCTGCCAAGGAATTAGCAGAAAATGACCTCTGGTGGAATGGACCTCACTTTTTGCGTACCGTCGACTACCAAGAAGAGAAACCAATTACTCTTACGGATGTCGAGATTCCAGAGTTGAGGGTCCAGCTGGCAGCTTTGCCAGTGATGAACTACGAAGAATTCCCACTCTTGACAAAGAATAGCTCCTTCCGGAAAACGCAGCGGATTTTGGCATACGTGCTACGCTTCATATCGAATACTAGAAAGAAGAAGGAAGACCGGTTGCTTTCAGCGTACCTCACCTTACCAGAACTTCGAACGGCATTGCATTTTATCGTTGGAGCTGTCCAGCATCAGGAGTTCTCCAAGGAGATCGAGTGCATTAGGTCAGGAGAGTTCAACCATCGTCTAAATAACTTGAAACCGTTTCTGCACAATGATCTACTGCGAGTGGGTGGTCGACTTAGCCATTCTGATCTACCATTCGAAGTGAAACATCAGTTGATATTACCTGACAAGAGTCCCATCGTTCGTGGTTTAATCGCCGATATACATCGCGAGAATCTCCACACTGGATGCAGCAGCGTTCAATATCTTCTACGACAACAGTTTTGGTTGATCAACGCAAGATCTACCATCAGAAAGGTGTTGAGAGGTTGTGTCACTTGCTTCCGAATGAAGCCTACTACGATCGATCAACAAATGGGGGATTTGCCGTCATACCGTGTCACCTCTGCACCAGCCTTTGAGAGAGTTGGACTTGACTTTGCAGGTCCAATCTACGTGAAGCAACCTGGACGGAAAGCCACTTCAATAAAGGGTTACATCTGTGTCTTTGTATGCATGGTCACGAAGGCCATGCATCTGGAAGCAGTGGAAGATTTGTCAGCAGATTCATTCCTGGCCTCATTTCAGCGCTTCGTATCCCGGCGAGGCTTTCCGAAGGAAGTGTTCAGCGACAACGGAACAAATTTCATCGGTGCAAGATCAGCTTTGCGGGATCTGTATCTACTCTTCAAGGAGGAAGCCACCCAGAACAAGATCTTCGAGTACTGTCAAGCGAAGCAGATTGACTGGAGAACGATACCCCCAAACGCGCCACACTTTGGTGGGCTTTGGGAAGCTGGAGTGAAGAGCGTAAAGACAGTACTAAAGAAAGTGTATCAATCTACTTCATTGACACTCTTCGGACTTTCCACCCTGTTATGTCAGATTGAAGCAATACTGAATTCGAGACCATTGTATTCCTTATCAAGCGACCCAACGGAACCGGAAGTGCTAACTCCTGGACATTTCATCATAAACCGTCCACTTTTGGCTATTCCCGAACCATCATTGATGCATCTTCCGACCAATCGACTATCGCACTGGCAGCGCATACAGCAGTTGCGCGAACACTTTTGGAAGCGACGGTCTAAGGAGTATGTCACCGAGCTGCAAGTAAGTGGAAAGTGGACCAACAAAAGGAACAACATTCGACCTGGAATGATTGTCGTGCTAAAGGAAGATAATCTTCCCCCTCAATGCTGGAGACTGGGACGTGTTGTGAAGGTTTATCCTGGAGCCGACGATTTGGTAAGAGTGGTTGATGTCCAGACAAAAACGGGTACGTTTCAAAGGCCGATACACAAACTTGCGCCTTTGCCGATAGCTGATAATGAGTCTTCTTCTGCAATTTCCACTTCTTGCCTGGGGGAGAATGTTCAGTCCAACCTGTTCGAACTGAAGCGACAGAGTGGCAGCGAGCGAACGCTTTATATCCACTAA